The stretch of DNA ATGAATTCCGCTGCGTTATCTTTACCCACGGCTGTTTCTGGCATCACCACGACTGCCACCTGTTTAAGGTCCCGGCCACGCGCACCGACTTCTGGCTGGATAAGATCGGCCACAATGTGGCAAGAGATAAACGCGATGTCGGGCTTTTACTGGCGCAGGGCTGGCGGGTACTGGTGGTTTGGGAATGCGCGCTGCGTGGCCGCGAGAAAATGAGCGATCGGGCGCTGTGTGAACGTTTAGAAGAGTGGATTTGCAGCGGCGGGCGTAGCACAGAAATTAACGTGACCGGAATACATCAGCGGGATGAAGGCGACCAGCAAACGCTGGCCGCAGAGTAGCTATTTTTCTACTTCACAAGTCTCAACAACCGGTTTGGCTGGGAAGAGATATTTGCCCAGCGTGACCAGCACCACGGCAAAAATGATGATGCCCAGCGCCAGCCATTCAATCGGCGAAAGGTTTTCGCCCGCAAAGGTGGTGCCCAGCAGCACGGCGACGACCGGGTTAACGTAGGCATAGCTGGTCGCTACGGCCGGGGAAACATTACGAATCAGGTACATATAGGCGCTGATGGCGATCATGGAGCCAAACAGCGCCAGATAGCCTACCGCCAGGAAGCCTGCG from Cedecea neteri encodes:
- a CDS encoding very short patch repair endonuclease, with translation MADVHSKAIRSKNMRAIATRDTAIEKRLAALLAECGFSFRVQDAALPGKPDFVVDEFRCVIFTHGCFWHHHDCHLFKVPATRTDFWLDKIGHNVARDKRDVGLLLAQGWRVLVVWECALRGREKMSDRALCERLEEWICSGGRSTEINVTGIHQRDEGDQQTLAAE